Below is a window of Equus quagga isolate Etosha38 chromosome 1, UCLA_HA_Equagga_1.0, whole genome shotgun sequence DNA.
GTAGCAAAGTCCAATGAGGGTGGTATAGAAGAGAATTTAGAACCAGTCCAGAATTCTCTAGCCAGAGAAACAGATTTTCTCAGACATTGTTTTGAGTAAATAACTACAGTTAGATCATTTGAGAATGCTCAGATGAGGAAGAGACCATGGATTGTTTTCCCCCCTTCTATAAAGGAAGACAAAGATTCTTAGAGCAGAAAAGCTAAGActtgtgggaaataaattttttgcctaaaaaataaatatgtgattaCTGCCTGAGAGACTAGAAATGCTGAGTAATAAGTAACATATGGAGATATTATTTagatattagaaaaaagaaaataaataaatgcataaataaatctTCCAGAGAGATAAGTTTTCTTGAGACCCAGGAACTCAGTGCAATACATCTGCTTGGCAGTTGCCTTTGCCATCCTCTCTTAATTCTacttttttatacatattttattcaagTTATTGTTGTATTATAGTATATACTGACTTTTTCACttagttaaaaaatacaaaaaggtggaatcaaaaacaaagaatctCCTCCTATGCAGATTTTATGGAATTGGTAGCCATTAGGAATAATTTCCATATCTTCTGTTTTTAGATAAATGCTGAGAAACCATGTTCTGTGATTTGACCCTGAAGTTCCAGTTTGGAAATGCTCACAAGACTTAAAGATTCTGGATGTCCCATGTCTACTCACCTGCCCATCAGCCTGTGAGATTCCACTGACACTAAAGTCCTAAGCTAAGGTTTTATATGATTTGCCTTGGCTATGCTACCCTGAGATAAAGATACGAAGTCTCAGTCACCTCATACCCCAACTTAAATAAGCCAGAACCATGTCTGAATTAATATGGATCTTCCTCAACATGCCTTGCTCCTCTCTATTCTGATGGGAAAAATGACTTCCTCCCCATAGGCAAGGATCCATTGGCCGTACCAATACACTTTTGTTCTTAATCTTCAACAGGCTGGCATTGTGAGAAGAAcatatcttttcacttttttgccATGCTTTGTAACCTTCAAGTAGTACATAGCAGCTGTCTTCATGCCATATCCATTGCTTTGGGCAAGGTTTACATTTGTGCTCTGGAAGATGAAGGTAGTTTGATTTGGTTTGTGTTGATAATCTTCATTATTCTTATCATTCCCATTATCCTTTATGTTAAATTAACCACATTTACCTTTCTTATTTTTACATCTTGAAGAAAATGAATCCTGTGTTCCAAGCCCCAATATACCACCACAATGTGTCCAAAATGTAATTTGAACAACATGTTTCAAATTTACAGTTGGATTCCAGTGTATTTTCCTACCTCAGGAATTCTGaataatggttattttttttccttttgtcgtTTTTTGTATTGCTATATGGCAATAAAAGCTAATCACAAGAAACATCGTGTGGCGAGAATCAACCCCACAAACCTACGTTAATTCTGCCTTCCCAACCAGAGCATTTCTAGCTCTCTGACTTGTTGAATATTTGGGAGACTTCTCAAGAGCACAAAAGAacatgttttaattattatagacACTGTTAAAGATATTAAAAGACCAATTTCTCCCAATTCCAAGGGTAGCactaactttatttcttttctgttgactCTTATTAAACATTGAGTAAAATTTAGGAACAATGTCGCCCATAAAGAGATGTCCTGTCCTTCCTATCTTCTACTAACCTTAGTGCCCACAATAACAGTATTAAACGTCAGATTAGAGATACCGTCTAGTGTTTTATTAAGTAAGTTTCATCCCCTAGTAATTTTGAGGTCTGtagttattattactttttctatttttctttgaactGCATAGAAATATCAGTACATCCTCATTCAACCACATTTAATTCTTCCCTCTAAATAATGGCTTCCCAGGGAAAGGCTGCTAGCTATTGATGAAATGCTTTTCAATTCACTCCTAGGTTTAGTTAATTGTCTAATAaataacacagagaagaaaacaggatTACCTTGATTGTTTCTATACAGCTCATGACATAATTTGGTGGCTATTTCTTGCAGTGTGATAGAGAGGTTCCTGATCTTCTCAGAATTATTCATGTTATGCATCAGTTGTATAGAAATATTTCTCTGAagttcttctttaaaattttgtagttCATTCAATTTTCCCACTTCCGTCTTCAAAGTTATATAAACTCCAGATAAAAAAACatatgataaaaaattttaatcccTCAATACAACCATCACCTCCTTTTTGCTAAAATAGTATTAAGAACATTAAAGGTCTAAGAAGCAGTTACTTCACAAGAGTGAGGGAAAGAGACTAAGTACCGTATTATAAGCACCTAGTTACCAGTCCCCTTTGTGGGTATATCACCTATAATCCTTCCAAAGCCTCAATTCAGAGTAAACTTTCTTGTAAAACTCAAACGCTTCTAGGTGTTTTCCCTTTCGATCAAAACATGGGTAATACCTACACATGCTTCCTAAGACTCCCAGTCCAGTCAGCAGCAGAAGACACAGAAGAGTCAGGGCCACGACTCTCTGACGCCATGCACGGGAAGGAGCAGGAGGTGCTGTGGAAGGCAAAACTGGCAAAGAGGTCTGGCAATGGTATAATCCTAATTtgagtcattcactcattcattttgcctttctttctttcctaacatGTCCCTGGTCAAGAAATGTGCTTTGCTAAAAACTCAAGGACATTTTTAAATACCTGTTTAAAGAATAagtcaaaaacattttattagttattttgcATGCAAACTGGTTCTCACAAGAGAGGCTGTTAACTGGTAGGCTGATTCAAGAAACAAAGAGGCAAAAATGGGATTTAAAAGCAGAAGTAAGAAAACCAATTAGTCTGGATACAACAT
It encodes the following:
- the CLEC12A gene encoding C-type lectin domain family 12 member A isoform X4; protein product: MSEEVTYADIKFHDSSKTENIQEFDQLGIKVLPSTAPPAPSRAWRQRVVALTLLCLLLLTGLGVLGSMFYITLKTEVGKLNELQNFKEELQRNISIQLMHNMNNSEKIRNLSITLQEIATKLCHELYRNNQEHKCKPCPKQWIWHEDSCYVLLEGYKAWQKSEKICSSHNASLLKIKNKSVLVRPMDPCLWGGSHFSHQNREEQGIYKIQEITGLLAGIISQKRLHTLQALG
- the CLEC12A gene encoding C-type lectin domain family 12 member A isoform X2; the protein is MSEEVTYADIKFHDSSKTENIQEFDQLGIKAPPAPSRAWRQRVVALTLLCLLLLTGLGVLGSMFYITLKTEVGKLNELQNFKEELQRNISIQLMHNMNNSEKIRNLSITLQEIATKLCHELYRNNQEHKCKPCPKQWIWHEDSCYVLLEGYKAWQKSEKICSSHNASLLKIKNKSVLEFIKSRRLRAYWLGLSPRKDYTPSKLLDETIISSDWFRSNTNDLINGKYCGYIHDLYVYYDECTSLKNAVCEKLANPVKIESTLMKEVPDGGM
- the CLEC12A gene encoding C-type lectin domain family 12 member A isoform X1, with product MSEEVTYADIKFHDSSKTENIQEFDQLGIKVLPSTAPPAPSRAWRQRVVALTLLCLLLLTGLGVLGSMFYITLKTEVGKLNELQNFKEELQRNISIQLMHNMNNSEKIRNLSITLQEIATKLCHELYRNNQEHKCKPCPKQWIWHEDSCYVLLEGYKAWQKSEKICSSHNASLLKIKNKSVLEFIKSRRLRAYWLGLSPRKDYTPSKLLDETIISSDWFRSNTNDLINGKYCGYIHDLYVYYDECTSLKNAVCEKLANPVKIESTLMKEVPDGGM